A stretch of the Halomonas sp. BDJS001 genome encodes the following:
- a CDS encoding ABC transporter permease, which produces MSTTNNSSPASASPSRWERLRDSYMWYSFKRDRTAQLCLAVFICMVIAAFASPLLAPTNPYDLSQIDIMSSELPPFWINGADERYTLGTDAQGRDLWSIVLYGTRVSLLIGFGAVILQALLGVTFGLMAGYLGGRVDSILMRLADIQLSFSTLMVAIVVGALVKATMGSAFYSQYAVMMLILIIGLAEWPQYARTVRASVLAEKNKEYVDAARVMGLRSKRIMFRHVLPNTMSPIFVISTVQIANAIISEAALSFLGLGMPETHPSLGSLIKSGFDYIQSGSWWITLIPGAVLVVLVLSINLLGDWLRDVMNPRLYKG; this is translated from the coding sequence ATGAGCACCACCAACAATTCCTCCCCAGCGAGTGCCTCACCCAGCCGCTGGGAGCGCCTGCGCGACTCCTACATGTGGTACAGCTTCAAGCGTGATCGCACCGCCCAACTCTGCTTGGCCGTGTTTATCTGCATGGTCATCGCCGCCTTTGCCTCACCGCTACTGGCGCCCACGAACCCTTACGACCTCTCGCAGATCGACATTATGTCATCTGAGCTACCACCCTTCTGGATCAACGGCGCCGATGAGCGTTACACCCTGGGCACCGACGCACAGGGGCGTGATCTGTGGTCGATCGTACTGTATGGCACCCGTGTTTCACTGCTAATCGGTTTCGGCGCAGTTATTTTGCAGGCGTTGCTAGGGGTCACCTTCGGCCTCATGGCAGGCTACCTGGGCGGACGCGTTGACTCGATCCTGATGCGACTGGCGGATATTCAGCTGTCATTCTCTACGCTAATGGTCGCTATCGTGGTGGGCGCCTTGGTCAAAGCGACCATGGGCAGCGCCTTCTATAGCCAATACGCGGTGATGATGCTGATCCTGATTATCGGCCTGGCTGAATGGCCCCAGTATGCCCGCACCGTACGTGCCTCAGTGCTGGCAGAGAAAAACAAAGAGTACGTTGACGCTGCCCGGGTGATGGGGCTGCGCAGCAAACGGATTATGTTCCGTCACGTGCTGCCCAATACCATGTCACCGATCTTCGTTATTTCCACCGTACAGATCGCCAACGCGATTATCTCTGAAGCGGCGCTATCGTTTCTGGGACTGGGCATGCCGGAGACGCATCCGTCGCTTGGCTCACTGATCAAATCAGGCTTTGACTATATTCAGTCAGGCTCTTGGTGGATCACCTTGATCCCAGGTGCCGTACTGGTGGTGCTGGTGCTGTCGATCAATCTACTCGGCGATTGGCTGCGTGATGTCATGAACCCACGACTCTACAAAGGCTGA
- a CDS encoding LysE family translocator, which yields MMSWATLSVFVPTFLFVSLTPGMCMTLAMVLGMTQGVKRTLWMMIGELLGVGLVAAAAGAGVAALMLRQPELFVLFKWVGGAYLGYLGIMMWRSRGRMAIPSELDAGPPASPLQLAMQGFVTAVANPKGWAFFMVLLPPFLDSSRPLPGQLSLLIAVILTIEFASMLVYATGGKTLRNVLGKSGNVRLLNRIAGTLMIGVGLWLALG from the coding sequence ATGATGTCGTGGGCTACGCTGTCGGTTTTTGTGCCAACGTTTCTGTTTGTTTCGCTAACCCCCGGTATGTGCATGACCCTCGCCATGGTGCTGGGCATGACCCAAGGCGTTAAACGTACGCTGTGGATGATGATCGGTGAGTTACTGGGCGTTGGCTTGGTGGCGGCGGCCGCTGGCGCAGGGGTGGCGGCGTTAATGCTGCGACAGCCAGAGCTGTTTGTGCTGTTTAAGTGGGTGGGCGGCGCCTACCTGGGGTATTTGGGCATTATGATGTGGCGCTCCCGTGGGCGTATGGCGATCCCCAGTGAGCTGGATGCAGGGCCACCCGCAAGTCCTCTGCAGTTAGCCATGCAAGGATTTGTGACGGCAGTGGCAAACCCCAAAGGGTGGGCCTTTTTCATGGTGCTGCTACCCCCCTTTCTGGATAGTAGCCGCCCCTTGCCAGGGCAACTCAGCCTGCTCATTGCGGTCATCTTGACCATCGAGTTTGCCAGCATGTTGGTCTATGCCACAGGTGGTAAAACCTTGCGCAATGTATTGGGTAAAAGCGGCAATGTGCGTTTG
- a CDS encoding ABC transporter ATP-binding protein gives MTAHAEAITDIHNPTPGQNEESADSLLQIRDLRKRFSLSGDFLDQLRFKGGKLVRHQEHVHAINGVNLDIKRGEALCVVGESGCGKSTVARTVMGLLTPTEGEIRYDGNRIDNLSSRQLLPYRKRMQMIFQNPYASLNPRMTIQQTLEEPLRLHHPDWKRPQILQKVEEVMRSVGIDPDWGKRFGHEFSGGQRQRIAIARALAVDPEFIVADEPISALDVSIQAQVLNLLMEAQQERNLTYLFITHDLAVVEHFGTRVAVMYLGTVCEVATTATLFEKPRHPYTQALLSAIPRLKDDRPQHIRLTGEVPTPVNLPSGCVFHGRCPHANARCKQEIPVLQTQDDGTRVACHAVEEGRL, from the coding sequence ATGACTGCGCACGCTGAGGCGATAACGGATATTCATAACCCGACTCCAGGACAGAATGAAGAGAGCGCTGATTCACTGCTGCAGATTCGCGACTTGAGAAAGCGCTTCTCGCTCTCTGGAGACTTCCTCGATCAGTTGCGCTTTAAGGGCGGCAAGCTGGTTCGCCACCAAGAGCACGTCCACGCTATTAATGGTGTGAATCTGGATATCAAACGCGGTGAAGCACTGTGCGTGGTCGGCGAGTCAGGCTGCGGTAAGTCCACCGTGGCGCGTACCGTCATGGGGCTACTAACCCCAACAGAGGGTGAGATTCGCTACGACGGCAACCGCATTGATAACTTGAGCTCGCGCCAACTGCTGCCCTATCGCAAACGCATGCAGATGATCTTCCAGAACCCCTATGCGTCGCTCAACCCACGCATGACCATTCAACAAACCCTGGAAGAGCCGCTGCGTCTGCACCACCCTGACTGGAAACGGCCGCAGATTCTCCAAAAAGTTGAAGAGGTGATGCGCTCGGTGGGTATCGACCCGGACTGGGGCAAGCGCTTTGGTCACGAATTCTCAGGCGGTCAGCGTCAGCGTATCGCCATTGCCCGCGCTTTGGCCGTCGACCCTGAGTTTATCGTTGCCGATGAGCCTATTTCTGCGCTGGATGTCTCGATTCAAGCCCAGGTACTCAACCTGCTGATGGAAGCTCAGCAAGAACGCAATCTGACCTACCTGTTCATTACCCACGACCTCGCCGTCGTGGAGCACTTTGGCACCCGCGTGGCGGTGATGTACTTAGGCACGGTGTGTGAAGTTGCTACCACCGCGACGCTGTTCGAGAAACCGCGCCACCCCTATACCCAGGCGTTGCTCTCGGCCATTCCACGCTTGAAAGATGACCGGCCCCAACATATTCGTCTCACCGGCGAAGTGCCGACTCCGGTTAACCTACCGAGTGGCTGCGTGTTTCATGGCCGCTGCCCCCATGCCAATGCGCGCTGTAAGCAAGAGATCCCAGTGCTGCAAACACAGGATGACGGAACCCGTGTGGCGTGCCACGCTGTTGAGGAGGGACGCCTATGA
- a CDS encoding ABC transporter permease translates to MIAFLIKRLMHAILVMFVISVLAFAIQDNLGDPIQQMVGQSVPESERAEIRERFGLNDPFLVQYVRFAKNAVQGDFGYSYFYREPALEVIARHLPATLELVFAATLIIVLFSVPIGVYSAIKPRSPISRLFMGVSIIGISIPVFLTAIVLIQIFAIGVTVTLFPESTGWGAWLNDFFSTEGNMPSFGRGNDLVNVVGNWDTNLATWDGLKHLVLPAVSLASIMLPLFIRLIRAEMMEVLQSEYVKYARAKGISMRRVYFVHALKNTMLPVITVGGVQIGTMVAYTILTETVFQWPGMGLMFLDAINRADIPLIVTYLMIVGVIFVVTNTIVDLIYGMVNPTVKLTGKPA, encoded by the coding sequence ATGATTGCCTTTTTAATCAAGCGGCTGATGCACGCGATTTTGGTGATGTTTGTCATCAGCGTGCTGGCCTTCGCCATTCAGGATAACCTGGGTGACCCCATACAGCAGATGGTCGGCCAGTCAGTGCCGGAGAGTGAGCGTGCAGAAATTCGCGAGCGTTTTGGCCTGAATGACCCCTTCCTGGTGCAGTACGTCCGTTTTGCTAAAAACGCCGTTCAAGGTGATTTTGGCTACTCGTACTTTTATCGCGAACCAGCGTTAGAAGTGATTGCGCGCCACTTACCCGCCACTCTGGAGCTGGTATTTGCGGCAACGCTGATTATTGTGCTTTTTTCAGTCCCCATTGGGGTGTATAGCGCCATTAAGCCGCGCTCGCCAATTTCACGCTTGTTTATGGGCGTGTCGATCATCGGCATTTCGATTCCGGTGTTCTTGACCGCCATTGTACTGATTCAAATTTTCGCCATTGGCGTTACCGTTACCCTGTTCCCTGAGAGTACCGGTTGGGGCGCTTGGCTAAATGACTTCTTCTCCACCGAAGGCAATATGCCCTCCTTTGGCCGAGGCAATGACTTGGTCAATGTAGTGGGTAACTGGGATACCAACCTAGCCACCTGGGATGGTTTAAAGCACTTGGTGCTACCGGCGGTCTCTCTGGCCTCGATTATGCTACCGCTGTTTATCCGCCTCATTCGTGCTGAAATGATGGAAGTCCTGCAGTCGGAGTACGTCAAGTACGCCCGTGCCAAAGGTATCTCCATGCGCCGGGTTTATTTTGTCCATGCCCTCAAGAACACCATGTTGCCCGTAATTACCGTGGGCGGCGTGCAGATTGGCACCATGGTGGCTTACACCATTTTGACCGAAACCGTTTTCCAATGGCCCGGCATGGGGTTGATGTTTTTGGATGCGATCAACCGCGCCGATATCCCGCTGATAGTGACCTACCTGATGATTGTCGGCGTTATTTTTGTGGTCACCAATACGATTGTGGATCTGATCTACGGCATGGTGAACCCCACCGTAAAACTGACTGGGAAGCCCGCATGA
- a CDS encoding LysR family transcriptional regulator encodes MEIRWLEDFIALARTRHFSRAADDQNVTQPTFSRRIKLLEEEMGVTLINRQTLPLSLTPAGEEFLTLCEQVTERVRLTRDRVREINAGQQRRIMVAAPQSLLPHFLPEWLTATGWQDRVQPYLRATGWVANDYFQALARAECDLAICYWPIGRCDLEIDTSACNYRVIGHERLIPVTGLNPEGEAHALLPGSRHQPLPWLAYPKRGLLGSAVKAHLARLPQTTYLTAQSENLYAAGIKELVLLGYGMSWLPERNVAAELAQGTLVRAGDSRWDVPMELRLYRHQNHRHAELDSLWSELAPPRG; translated from the coding sequence ATGGAAATTCGCTGGCTAGAAGATTTTATCGCCCTGGCCAGAACGCGGCACTTCTCACGCGCAGCAGATGATCAAAACGTTACGCAACCCACCTTCTCCCGGCGGATCAAACTGCTTGAGGAGGAGATGGGCGTGACGCTGATTAATCGTCAAACGCTGCCGCTCTCGCTCACTCCAGCCGGGGAGGAGTTTCTGACCCTGTGCGAGCAGGTCACCGAACGAGTGCGCCTGACCCGTGACCGTGTACGCGAAATTAATGCTGGCCAGCAGCGACGTATCATGGTGGCAGCACCGCAGAGCTTGTTACCACACTTTTTACCGGAATGGTTAACGGCGACAGGTTGGCAAGATCGTGTACAGCCCTATTTGCGGGCGACCGGCTGGGTGGCCAATGACTACTTTCAAGCCTTGGCCCGGGCCGAGTGCGACCTGGCTATCTGTTACTGGCCGATTGGTCGCTGCGATCTGGAAATCGATACCAGCGCCTGCAATTATCGTGTGATTGGCCATGAACGACTGATTCCCGTGACGGGGTTAAACCCAGAGGGAGAAGCACACGCCCTGCTGCCTGGGTCGCGCCATCAACCACTGCCGTGGCTTGCCTACCCCAAGCGTGGGTTGTTGGGGTCTGCAGTAAAAGCACACCTAGCCAGGCTCCCCCAAACCACCTATTTAACCGCGCAGAGTGAAAACCTCTACGCGGCGGGTATTAAAGAGCTGGTGCTACTTGGCTACGGCATGAGCTGGCTCCCAGAGCGCAACGTCGCGGCAGAGCTTGCTCAAGGCACGCTGGTAAGAGCGGGCGACAGTCGCTGGGATGTGCCTATGGAGCTACGGCTATACCGTCATCAAAATCATCGCCACGCGGAGCTGGATAGCCTGTGGAGCGAACTGGCGCCGCCACGTGGATGA
- the mpl gene encoding UDP-N-acetylmuramate:L-alanyl-gamma-D-glutamyl-meso-diaminopimelate ligase, giving the protein MHLHIMGICGTFMGSLALLAREMGHQVSGSDQNVYPPMSTQLADAGITLMQGYHAEHLSPSPDLVVVGNALSRGNNEVEALLNSGLPYTSGAQWLAEHVLPGRRVIAVAGTHGKTTTASVLAWLLESAGLAPGFLIGGVPRNFGVSARLGDPQAPFVVEADEYDTAFFDKRSKFVHYRPDIAILNNLEFDHADIFPDLAAIERQFHHLVRTVPNQGHLLVADEQPALERVLEQGVWTPVVHFGDQDTSEWQLKLERADASRFQVIYSGDMQGQAVSSQEQDGVVEWSLTGEHNARNALAALAAAHLCGVDLARGCAALARFETPRRRQEVRGEINGIQVIDDFAHHPTAIAATLKGLRAATTKGRLLAVIEPRSNTMRLGALRERLIESVADADGVFWFQPAGLDWSMDELVATQGADAQLFNDIDALVAAVVTQASPLDRIVVMSNGGFEGVHERLLAALAAAKEGEA; this is encoded by the coding sequence ATGCATCTGCATATTATGGGTATCTGTGGCACCTTTATGGGGAGCCTGGCGCTGCTGGCGCGTGAAATGGGACACCAGGTGAGTGGCTCCGATCAGAACGTATACCCACCCATGAGCACCCAATTGGCTGATGCGGGCATCACCTTAATGCAGGGCTACCATGCCGAGCATCTGTCGCCATCGCCGGATCTTGTCGTGGTGGGCAATGCGCTGTCACGGGGCAATAACGAGGTTGAAGCGTTACTCAACAGCGGTTTGCCGTATACCTCGGGTGCGCAGTGGTTGGCGGAACACGTACTGCCTGGTCGTCGGGTGATTGCGGTGGCAGGTACTCATGGCAAAACTACCACCGCGAGCGTATTGGCTTGGCTGTTAGAAAGTGCAGGGCTAGCGCCTGGGTTTTTAATCGGCGGGGTGCCGCGTAATTTTGGCGTCTCGGCGCGTTTGGGTGACCCACAAGCGCCGTTCGTAGTAGAGGCTGATGAGTACGACACCGCCTTCTTCGATAAACGTTCCAAGTTTGTTCACTATCGCCCGGATATCGCGATCCTCAACAATCTTGAGTTTGACCACGCCGACATCTTTCCCGACCTGGCCGCTATCGAGCGCCAGTTCCACCATCTGGTGCGAACGGTGCCAAATCAGGGCCACCTGCTAGTCGCCGATGAGCAGCCCGCGCTTGAACGTGTATTAGAGCAGGGCGTTTGGACGCCGGTAGTCCACTTTGGTGATCAGGACACGTCCGAATGGCAGCTTAAGCTAGAGCGCGCCGACGCCAGTCGCTTCCAGGTCATTTATAGCGGTGATATGCAGGGCCAGGCGGTGAGTAGTCAAGAGCAAGATGGGGTCGTTGAGTGGTCGCTGACTGGCGAGCATAACGCCCGCAATGCCCTGGCAGCACTGGCGGCGGCGCATTTGTGTGGGGTTGATCTAGCCCGTGGCTGTGCGGCGCTGGCGCGTTTTGAAACGCCCAGAAGGCGCCAGGAAGTGCGTGGTGAGATTAATGGTATTCAGGTCATCGATGATTTCGCCCATCATCCCACGGCGATTGCCGCGACGCTTAAAGGGCTACGTGCGGCAACTACTAAAGGGCGTCTGCTGGCGGTGATTGAGCCGCGATCTAACACGATGCGTCTAGGCGCGCTGCGCGAGCGGTTAATTGAAAGCGTGGCTGACGCTGATGGCGTGTTTTGGTTTCAGCCCGCCGGGCTTGACTGGTCGATGGACGAGCTGGTCGCCACCCAGGGCGCGGATGCCCAGCTGTTTAACGATATCGATGCGCTGGTGGCCGCTGTGGTCACTCAAGCATCACCGTTGGATCGGATTGTGGTGATGTCCAACGGCGGCTTTGAGGGGGTGCATGAACGACTGCTCGCCGCATTGGCAGCAGCCAAGGAGGGGGAAGCGTGA
- a CDS encoding glutaredoxin family protein codes for MRILIRYFFRGLRLVLAPVMLISEKLSTPKSVVRTPEEQAKVDLACQNLALYQFRTCPFCIKVRKEIARLGLNIEVRDAQLDPAHKQALLEGGGKVKVPCLKITHDDGREEWMYESDTINAWLHQQFG; via the coding sequence ATGCGCATTTTAATTCGCTATTTTTTCCGCGGCCTTCGCTTGGTGCTTGCCCCTGTCATGCTGATTTCCGAGAAGCTATCTACACCTAAGTCAGTGGTGCGTACGCCTGAAGAGCAAGCTAAAGTGGATCTAGCATGCCAGAACCTCGCGCTGTACCAATTCCGCACCTGTCCTTTTTGCATCAAGGTGCGCAAAGAGATAGCACGACTGGGCTTAAACATTGAAGTACGTGATGCACAACTTGATCCTGCCCATAAGCAGGCGCTCTTGGAAGGGGGCGGCAAAGTCAAAGTGCCCTGTTTGAAAATCACCCATGACGATGGTCGTGAGGAGTGGATGTACGAATCTGACACTATTAACGCCTGGCTGCACCAGCAGTTCGGTTAA
- a CDS encoding ABC transporter substrate-binding protein, giving the protein MTLKKTLLASVIGAVVAGTTLLPMTASAETLRIGYSADPETLDLHEQLSGGVLRFSHMAFDPLVRWTKDFEFEPRLATEWEQVDETTMRMTLREGVTFHSGNEFTAKDVVWTIERLKESPDYRAIFEPVASAEAVDDYTVEIVTTEPYPLLLNLATYIFPMDSEFYTGETEGGNDKAEIVKAGNSFASRNVSGTGPFMVTDRRQGVRVDFERFEDYWDTESEGNVSSIVLTPIAENASRVAALLSGGVDFIDAVPPNDLDRVREADGVNLVEVDGTRIIGFQMNEERVEAFQDARVRQAVDLAINQEGIADRLMRGFANPAGQFSPEGYSGHNPDLTPRYDIERAKELMAEAGYEEGFSVEMIAPNNRYVNDAQIAQAVANMLAQINIDVDLRTMPLAQYWPEYDTRQSDMAMIGWHADTEDTANFFQYLSFCFDEETGAGQYNYGGYCNEEIDALVTAADSETDLEKRNEMLREAEAMLYEDVGYITLHWQNLAYAAADGVEIEPVVNALDFPYLGDLVINRSDD; this is encoded by the coding sequence ATGACGCTCAAGAAAACCTTACTGGCTTCCGTAATTGGTGCAGTGGTAGCAGGTACAACCTTGCTGCCGATGACCGCAAGTGCTGAAACCCTGCGCATTGGCTACTCTGCTGACCCCGAAACTCTTGATCTCCACGAGCAGCTATCTGGCGGCGTGCTGCGTTTTTCTCATATGGCATTCGACCCACTGGTTCGCTGGACAAAAGATTTTGAGTTTGAGCCGCGCTTAGCCACCGAGTGGGAGCAGGTTGACGAAACTACCATGCGCATGACCTTGCGCGAAGGCGTTACCTTCCACTCAGGTAACGAATTCACCGCCAAAGACGTGGTATGGACCATTGAGCGTCTAAAAGAGAGCCCTGACTATCGCGCCATTTTTGAGCCGGTTGCCAGCGCCGAAGCCGTTGACGACTACACCGTTGAGATCGTCACTACCGAACCTTACCCGCTGCTACTTAACCTGGCTACCTACATCTTCCCGATGGATAGCGAGTTCTATACCGGCGAAACCGAGGGTGGCAACGACAAAGCTGAGATCGTTAAAGCAGGCAACTCCTTTGCTTCACGTAATGTTTCTGGCACTGGCCCCTTCATGGTCACTGACCGGCGCCAGGGTGTACGGGTAGATTTTGAGCGCTTCGAAGATTACTGGGATACCGAAAGCGAAGGCAATGTCTCCAGCATCGTGCTGACACCCATCGCCGAGAACGCCTCACGGGTTGCCGCCCTGCTCTCCGGCGGTGTCGACTTTATTGATGCCGTACCCCCCAATGACCTGGATCGCGTACGCGAGGCCGACGGTGTCAATCTGGTAGAAGTTGACGGTACACGCATCATTGGTTTCCAAATGAACGAAGAGCGCGTTGAAGCCTTCCAGGATGCCCGTGTTCGCCAGGCGGTTGATTTGGCAATCAATCAAGAGGGCATTGCCGACCGCTTAATGCGTGGATTTGCTAACCCAGCGGGACAATTCTCACCTGAAGGTTACTCCGGCCATAACCCGGACTTAACACCTCGCTACGATATCGAACGCGCCAAGGAGCTGATGGCAGAAGCAGGCTATGAAGAGGGCTTCAGCGTTGAGATGATCGCCCCCAATAACCGCTATGTGAACGATGCGCAGATCGCCCAAGCGGTGGCCAACATGCTGGCACAGATCAACATTGACGTTGATCTGCGTACCATGCCCTTGGCGCAGTACTGGCCTGAGTACGATACCCGCCAATCCGATATGGCGATGATCGGCTGGCACGCGGATACTGAAGATACTGCGAACTTCTTCCAGTATCTCTCTTTCTGCTTCGATGAAGAGACCGGTGCGGGCCAGTACAACTACGGCGGCTACTGCAACGAAGAGATCGATGCGCTGGTCACCGCAGCCGATAGCGAAACCGATTTGGAAAAACGCAACGAAATGCTGCGTGAAGCCGAAGCTATGCTCTACGAAGACGTTGGCTATATCACGCTGCACTGGCAGAACCTTGCCTATGCCGCCGCTGATGGCGTTGAGATTGAGCCTGTGGTCAACGCCCTTGACTTCCCTTACCTGGGTGACCTGGTGATTAATCGCAGCGACGACTGA
- a CDS encoding ABC transporter ATP-binding protein, with the protein MALLEVNNLDVRFALRQGEVHALRDICFSLERGERLGIVGESGAGKSVAAFSLLNLIAKPGFIAGGTVTFDGQVLNRMSERGLRKVRGNRVSMIFQDPMMTLNPVLSIGEQMVECLKAHRRISSREARAIALDKLRQVQIPSPDKRLDQYPHELSGGMRQRIIIAIALLLDPDIIIADEPTTALDVTIQAEIMALLLELCEQHNVGLILITHDLGVVSQVTQRMLVMYAGRVIEQGPTREIINDPQHPYTQGLINALPQMATPGEKLNQIRGSMPSLSNLPSGCAFHPRCDFINRADGKPRPACTQQVPEFVESGNCRVACHMVAEMLEDRRLKEETS; encoded by the coding sequence ATGGCACTACTTGAAGTCAACAACCTCGATGTCCGTTTTGCACTGCGTCAGGGCGAAGTACATGCCCTGCGCGATATCTGTTTCAGCCTTGAGCGCGGTGAGCGCCTGGGGATTGTCGGTGAGTCCGGCGCAGGTAAGTCGGTCGCGGCATTCTCGCTGCTCAACTTGATCGCCAAACCGGGCTTTATCGCCGGCGGCACGGTGACGTTTGACGGTCAGGTGCTTAACCGCATGTCTGAGCGTGGCCTGCGTAAAGTACGCGGCAACCGCGTTTCGATGATCTTTCAAGACCCAATGATGACGCTGAACCCGGTGCTCTCCATTGGTGAGCAGATGGTCGAGTGTTTAAAAGCGCACCGGCGTATCTCCTCCCGGGAGGCCCGCGCGATTGCCCTGGACAAACTACGTCAGGTGCAAATCCCCTCACCTGATAAGCGCCTGGATCAGTACCCCCATGAGCTTTCAGGCGGTATGCGCCAGCGCATTATTATCGCCATTGCGCTGCTCCTCGACCCTGACATTATCATTGCCGATGAGCCCACCACGGCGCTCGATGTGACCATTCAAGCCGAGATAATGGCGCTGCTACTGGAACTCTGTGAGCAGCACAACGTGGGGCTTATTCTAATCACCCACGACCTGGGTGTGGTCAGCCAGGTCACCCAGCGCATGCTGGTCATGTACGCCGGCCGAGTCATTGAGCAAGGGCCAACCCGGGAGATTATCAACGACCCGCAGCACCCTTACACGCAGGGGTTAATCAACGCCCTGCCTCAGATGGCAACGCCGGGGGAAAAGCTCAATCAGATTCGCGGCAGCATGCCGTCACTCTCTAACCTGCCCAGCGGCTGCGCGTTTCATCCGCGCTGCGATTTTATCAATCGTGCCGATGGCAAGCCCCGCCCCGCCTGCACCCAGCAGGTGCCTGAATTTGTCGAATCCGGCAACTGCCGTGTGGCGTGTCATATGGTAGCTGAAATGCTCGAAGATCGCCGTTTGAAGGAGGAAACCTCATGA
- a CDS encoding flavin prenyltransferase UbiX: MTANADTAFKKPVTVALTGASGAQYGLRLIDVLVAAGHEVWVMISKAAHMVIATETDIELPAQPQRLAEALSERSGARPGQIRCFGREDWMAPVASGSGAPSAMVVCPCSTGTLSAVATGASNNLIERAADVAIKERRTLVLVPRESPFSPIHLEHMLTLSRLGVVILPAAPGFYHCPQSIDDLIDFIVARILNQLGIEHSLVPRWGEVENKDD, encoded by the coding sequence GTGACAGCTAACGCCGATACCGCGTTCAAGAAACCGGTTACCGTGGCGCTCACCGGTGCGTCGGGGGCGCAATACGGTTTGCGCTTGATCGATGTATTGGTCGCCGCAGGGCATGAAGTGTGGGTCATGATTTCGAAAGCCGCACACATGGTCATTGCCACTGAAACCGATATTGAGCTGCCCGCCCAGCCCCAGCGCTTAGCCGAGGCGCTGAGTGAGCGCAGTGGGGCGCGGCCCGGTCAGATTCGCTGCTTTGGTCGCGAGGACTGGATGGCACCGGTGGCGTCAGGCTCTGGCGCCCCCTCTGCCATGGTGGTGTGCCCATGCTCTACCGGCACGCTTTCTGCCGTGGCAACGGGGGCCAGCAACAACCTGATTGAGCGGGCGGCAGATGTGGCGATTAAAGAGCGCCGAACGCTAGTGCTGGTGCCGCGAGAAAGCCCGTTTTCGCCGATTCACTTGGAGCACATGCTGACATTGAGCCGCTTGGGCGTGGTCATTTTGCCGGCCGCCCCAGGATTTTATCACTGCCCACAAAGCATTGATGATCTGATTGATTTTATTGTCGCGCGTATTCTCAATCAGCTAGGCATTGAGCACTCGCTGGTTCCTCGCTGGGGTGAGGTCGAAAACAAGGATGACTGA